A single genomic interval of Adhaeribacter pallidiroseus harbors:
- a CDS encoding chemotaxis protein CheW encodes MQPDEISEKREINRESSVHLIVFKLGSEEYGIRIEQVKEVTLTPEIARMPKTPPFIKGIANIRGDIIAVMDLEERFKIAPIAPEVENSGKRNTYTLVLEAKDYTIGLMVREVPQSLTLPISRIEKTPSFIQDLNINDNYIEGIGKLGSRLIIVLDFHKILSFEEVEQLKA; translated from the coding sequence ATGCAGCCAGACGAAATCAGCGAAAAAAGAGAGATAAACCGGGAATCCAGCGTACATCTGATTGTTTTTAAACTCGGCTCTGAAGAATATGGTATTCGTATTGAGCAGGTAAAAGAAGTTACCTTAACGCCAGAAATCGCCCGTATGCCGAAAACGCCCCCTTTTATCAAGGGCATCGCTAATATTAGGGGCGATATTATTGCGGTAATGGATTTAGAGGAGCGGTTTAAAATTGCTCCGATTGCCCCGGAAGTGGAAAATTCTGGTAAACGCAATACGTATACCTTGGTGTTAGAAGCAAAAGATTATACGATTGGTTTAATGGTACGGGAAGTACCGCAATCTTTAACTTTACCTATCTCTCGCATTGAAAAAACGCCTTCATTTATTCAGGATTTAAATATCAACGACAACTATATCGAGGGTATTGGCAAACTGGGGAGCCGGTTAATTATAGTGCTGGATTTCCATAAAATACTTTCTTTTGAAGAAGTAGAACAACTAAAAGCTTAA
- a CDS encoding response regulator has protein sequence MKKRILIVDDSFYMRTMLKNMLTDAGYDVVGEAPNGQTALQLARETNPDLVTLDVILPDNTGLDVLKGIKKEQPDMKVIIVSAVGQEVIVNEAVENGAFSYIVKPFSEEKVLDTVAKALKD, from the coding sequence ATGAAAAAAAGAATATTAATAGTAGACGATTCCTTTTACATGCGCACCATGCTTAAAAACATGTTAACGGATGCGGGCTACGACGTAGTAGGAGAGGCGCCCAATGGCCAAACTGCTTTACAGTTAGCCCGAGAAACCAACCCCGATTTAGTTACTCTGGATGTTATTTTACCCGATAACACCGGATTAGATGTATTAAAAGGTATAAAAAAAGAACAGCCCGACATGAAGGTAATTATAGTAAGCGCCGTTGGGCAAGAAGTGATTGTGAACGAAGCCGTTGAAAATGGCGCCTTTTCGTACATCGTAAAGCCTTTTTCCGAAGAGAAAGTACTCGACACCGTAGCCAAAGCTTTAAAAGATTAA